CATCCGATGGGTCGCAGACATTACTTGGTCCTTTACACACTAGATCCGTCACTACAATACCTGGAATACGTCGTCGAAATATGGATCATCTTCCTCAAGAGATTCACAACGAGATTGGAGCTTTGTTCGTCGATTTATCTGAGAGTTGGAGATCCGTGTCCCGGTCCGGTCCGGCCGCGAGACGGCATACCCTGGCAACTATCTCCCGTCCATGGCAGGAGGCTATCGAGAGACAGACATTTCGCCAGCTTCGTCTGAGAAGCACCGACCTTGACAGCTTCGAGAAGATTGTCAGGggcagccgccgccgctacCTCGGCACCATCTTCTATACCATCGTGCTCCCAGGGTACGACACGGACGCTCGGGGCCGGTTTGAGCGTGAGCCGGACCGGCGAGCCAACGATGAGGTCTTTACCAAGGCATTGGGCGATCTCTTCGGTATTCTGAAAACATGGGACGATGAGATAGCTGGAAAAGAACACCCATACTGCATTCGGCTCGAGATTGAGGCCATCTACTCGCCCTCTGATGACCAGAACCTCAATGCCGGACTTCGAGTTCCGGGTCATGTCACCAGCCTGGAGCCAGTCGAACCTGGTAACGAGGATGGCGTTGCTCATCGCGACCTTCAAGACCGCCGATTCCAGTACTCTTATCTTGCTCTCCTTCGACCTGCAGAGCTTCCTATAGTTACATCCCTTGTTGCTCTCACCACTCGTGCAACCAAGAGGCCACTTGCTCCGAAGACGGCCATCGATATTGCAGCAAAGTTGCCAAACCTGCGGAAGGGCAGCTGGTTCATGAGTGATACAGAACGACGTTATCCAGTTTTGCGTCGGTCTCAACGGCATGAACTTGCCAATTCTATCCGGGGTGCACTGCCCGGTGCTGCCGGTTTGAGGACACTCGAAGTCTGCATGCGCCAGGAGCTCCTCTGGAACCATGCGTGGCATCCGGCAGACTTGACATCCGCAGAAATGGCCTCCGACCCTCTGTGCGGCGCCATTCGTGAGGCCACGGGTGGTCTCAAGGCCTTGACGAATCTCACCATCACGGGTTGCCTTGACCAGTCTCTCTTCTGGCCAAGCCCTACTGCTCCTCTTCCGGAGCCTTTCTGGCAGAGCCTGGAGTGTCTCGATCTTCAGTTTGACATGACTACTCCTTCTGGAGGTTGGTACTTTAAGGCACGTACCCCTGCCGAGCACATCGATGCCCCAGCTACGTTGGGTTCGGATGCTCTGCTACCTCCTGGATACGGCCAgagtgaagaagaagatatGGTAGCAGCACTTCAGTATTCAGACTCGGAGAACCAGCGACGGTCAGGTGACTCGATGTGTCTGTTCCGCTGGGTGCCGGATGAAACGACCATCGTGCCCCTGATTGAGGCCTTTGGTCGAGCGTGCGCTCAGATGCCCGCGCTGAGGATTGCCTCCCTCACGACGACAATTCAAGTGCCGCTTCAAGTTCATCAATGGCGCAGCGTGCCTGTACGGTCTCCATGGGGCGTGTCGTACGCTGCTCCCAGAGCCGAGTTCTCAAGGCAGTGGCAGCTTGACCCTGCATTCCGTGAGAATATACACCAACGGAGGATCTTTTGGGATGTCAAGGACTGGCTCCCGGGTAGCCATCTCCGAAGGGCAATGAGCGAGATTGGGCGAGACCGGTACGGTGATGAGTTGGTCGAGAAGCACGTCGACTTCTGGGCAGCCGTTATGAAGCCGCGAGAGTTAGCGCGGTTCAGATGCTCCTATTGGTGAGAGTTCAGTAAGTGAAGTTAAAGTAACGAATGGCTTTGCAGTACTATGTTATGATGGGTGCAGCTGTATGCTGGCATTGGCTGTTGCTGCGCCGTGGAGTCTATTGGTAAGGACGTTATGCTTGATGTTGGAATGACACTCGCCTCTCTTTTGTTGCTCATGCCGATCACTGCTCCCCTATGttgcttttctttttatGTCTTCGGGATTAGGTTCAGGCTCTCTATCTTTTGGTTCTCGGGCTATTGGTACCTCGTTAGTTCATCGTTCAACATGGGCCCTTCTGGATGGTCCAAAGTGATTCCTTGAAAGGAGTCAATCAATGGACACCAGACAGATCAATGCATATTCTTAGCACCGAACTAGGCACCATCGTGCAGAATAGTATCGTTCCTCCAACCTGACATGTAAAAGTTGTATTCGTGACTGGGATTGATCAGATGAAGCACAAGTTGTGAGTTGGGATCTAGGGTAGGAGGACGCCGTTCTTAAGTTCTGGAGCTCTGTGCTCTTGGGTGATATTCAGAGTTCCCTTTCGAATTCAAtaggttatttataattGATAGATGATTGGTGCTGCCTACCTATGCGCTATTATTACATGATGGCTGGATGTTGCCGATGAAGCCTGAGTATTAcccaacatcaccaactaCGCAACTTCGCAGTAGCTAGAATACTATCTAGATGGCATTAAGATCCGAATTTCCACACTTTATACCAACAAAGATCTAACAGATAGCTGGTAGGTGCCACAATGTAAATCAACAGTGACCTATGTGTGAGAGATCTTAGATGTCACTAGCTCTATTCCATGGTAGGATAATGATGTCAGGTAGATAGAGCGTTCACACAATTCCTTGATCCACATATTAACTTGATAAAGCATAAACTCCATTTTGTTGCAGTTCGACTGCCCAACTATGGTGATATAATAACAAGTGATATCATTACCCAGGACCGTGACGCATCGAAGGCCGTCGTTATCCAAACATACAATCATGAAACGCTCCCAATTTCAGTTCAGGCATACTTTTCCCACATGTTCCGATCCATTTACAGCTTGGAAGCAGGGCTGGGGGGACCAGCCTGGGTGATCTCATTGTACAGGAGACTGGATCATTGTTAGCAATCTGATCTGTGTGGCATTCTGTTGAGTGGGATAAACTTACGTAGTGAGGAAGTCGGCGTAGTCCTCGCCAGTGACCTGGCCAGAGAAGTACTGAGCAGCGAGGTGGTACTTGTTGCCCTTGGGGCCGGCGGCAGCGAGCTGGTCGGCAGACTCCTTGAGCAGCTTCAGGGCGTAAGCCTTGTCGACACGCTTGCCCTCGGCGGTGGTGACGCCGTGCTTGACCCATTGCCAAAGCTGGCTTCGGGAGACCTCGGCGGTAGCGGCGTCCTCCATGAGGAAGTTGATGGGAACACAGCCGACACCTCGGATCCAGGCCTCCATGTAGCCAAGACCGATGTGGAGGTTCTTCTTGATACCCTCCTCGGTGATGGTACCGGGAACGTTCATGTTGAGCAGATCGTTCTGGCCAATGGTGACATCCTCACGTCGCACAAAGTGCTGGTTAGGAGTAGGCATGTGCTTGTTGAAGATCTCGGTGGCGATGCTGGCGAGAGCAGGGTGGGCAACCCAGGTACCGTCGTGACCAGCGCGGACCTCGCGGAGCTTGTCGGCGCGGACACcctccatggccttgtcgtTGGCGGCAGGGTCGTTCTTGATGGGGATCTGAGCAGCCATGCCACCCATGGCATGGACACCACGCTTGTGGCAGGTCTGGATGAGGAGCTTGACGTAGGCGTCCATGAAGGGGACAGTCATGGTGACGGCGGATCGGTCGGGGAGGACAAAGTTGGCGTTGTTGCGGAACTTCTTGATGACGCTGAAGATGTAATCCCATCGACCGCAGTTGAGACCAGAGCTGTGGTCGCGGAGCTCGTAGATGATCTCGTCCATCTCAAAGGCAGCAAGGATGGTCTCGATCAGGACGGTACCACGGATGATGCCGCGGGGGATGCCAATGTAGTCCTGGGCAAGGTTGAAGGCGTCGTTCCAGAGACGGGCCTCGAGGTGGCTCTCCATCTTGGGGAGGTAGAAGTAAGGACCGAAGCCCTGGCGCTGGGTCTCGATAGCATTGTGGAAGAAGTAGAGACCAAAGTCGAAGAGGGAACCAGAGATGGGCTCGCCATCAACGGTGAGATGCTTCTCCTCGAGATGCCAGCCACGAGGACGGACAATGAGGGTAGGGAGCTTGCGGTCGGTGCGGAGCTTGTACTCCTTGGGGCCCTGCTTGAAGTCGACCTGACGACGGTTGGCATCGTAGAGGTTGACCTGGCCGTTGATCATGTTGTCCCATGTGGGGGCGCTGGAATCTGGAGACGGGGCCCATGTTAGCGGATCCGATGGATTTGCTTGCATGTGATGTCATTTTCCCCAAGTCATGATGGTTCGCTCTGGCGGAGATGAATCCCCGAGAGATTGCAACCTCGGCATAAGCAGAGACATTGCAATGGAACCAATGGCACCCAATTGAATGCAGAGGATAAAAAGACAGTTAAAACTTACCCTCGAAATCGGCCATGTAAGTGTAGACGTCGGCGTTCAAGGCGTTAACGACCATCTTGCGGTCGGTGGGGCCGGTGATCTCGACGCGGCGGTCGACCAGACCCGGGGCCGGGGGAGCTCCCTTCCATGTGGGGTTCTCACGGATGTGCTTGGTCTCGGGGAGGAAGTCGGGCAGAACACCCCGGTCAAGCTCGGCCTGGCGGACCTTACGGCGCTCGAGGAGGGCCTTGCGTCGGTCGTTGAAGGAGCGGTgcaggagggcgaggaaggcGAGGGCCTCGGGGGTGAGGATCTTGCGGTGGATATCGTCGACCTTGCCGAGGACGGAGACGCCCTGGAGGATGGAATCGGTGGAAGCCATTGTGATTGCTGAGATTGGTATTGGATGAGAGGATGAGGTGGTAGGAGGGGTGGAAGTCTCTTGTATATATAGACTTTCACGTGTCGGCGATCAGGATATGACGCGGGCTCCGGCTATGAAATGCCAATGGGAGGAGGAGTTCTCTGTCGGTAACCGGGCAAACTCTGtcaagacgagacgagatgagatgCAGTAGTCGTTGTGTCAAGGGGGTATAATGCAAGCTTTGGCTGAAGGTGATGGGCAGCCAGAGGTGATGGAGTCAAAGAGGTCTGAAGTaagagaaggaggaattGCGACGACAGGCTCCTCGGGACcaggctattatatagaaagTCTGAACTGAAGCGAAGCGTAGCAGTAGCAGTTGGCTCTGCCGCACATCAAATTCCTAAAGGCGTAAATGGGCCTCGGACTACGACCGAGAAGGCAGGGCGCCCCCGAGTCACGGGCGCTCGTCGGGCCTGGGGAAGGGAAACCAAGAAGGGATCCGGAATCCAACCCCAAAACGTTTCCCCACGAGCGAGCGGCGACAGGTCAAGCCAAGCACGGCCCCAGGACGCAGGAGGGTGTGCGCGGGAATCAGCCGCCCATGCAAGGCCGAGACTGACTATGGCCGGTCTTGGATGTCAAGGTGAAGGTTCTTGTAGATAGGATCGAGACGTCGGTTTATCAATTGCACAGACTTGCTGGTCCATGACCGTCCATGCCAACTGTCTTGTCATTCTCAACTGTCAGAGCATTGCAATACAAAGCCTCTACTTCATCTGGAACCGCTTCGTCCATGGTAGAGGCGTAGCCAATTCCTCACGGCCATCGTCCGTGCCTTTGCTCGGTAGCCATCGGCCTGGCTCGGGTGGATGGAGCAAAGATCTCAGCATCGAGGTAAGGAAAAAGAGAGGGCCTGACGCTAAAACGGTTCAAGGTGAGCAGAAGCTGCGGAGAACGAATGACGGAGGTTGggcgagagggagaagcaTGTGCGCTGCGGGCAGTTCCCATGTGGGTTTTTAGTGGACACACAGGGGGGAAGCCGCAGCTGGGGGCGTCGAGTGCCGCAGCTGCAGGTGCCACACAGAGCAAACCTCACAGAGGAAGGTGTCATGGTACCTGATGTGGCGGATGGGTACATTGCCTCCAGTACACCACTCCCTTCATGACCATGTATCCTTTCCCAAGATATTGTACACTTGGGGTAATTGCCCGCCTCTCCAACACCAAAACCCGTTCCCCAGGC
The window above is part of the Fusarium falciforme chromosome 3, complete sequence genome. Proteins encoded here:
- a CDS encoding Malate synthase, whose protein sequence is MASTDSILQGVSVLGKVDDIHRKILTPEALAFLALLHRSFNDRRKALLERRKVRQAELDRGVLPDFLPETKHIRENPTWKGAPPAPGLVDRRVEITGPTDRKMVVNALNADVYTYMADFEDSSAPTWDNMINGQVNLYDANRRQVDFKQGPKEYKLRTDRKLPTLIVRPRGWHLEEKHLTVDGEPISGSLFDFGLYFFHNAIETQRQGFGPYFYLPKMESHLEARLWNDAFNLAQDYIGIPRGIIRGTVLIETILAAFEMDEIIYELRDHSSGLNCGRWDYIFSVIKKFRNNANFVLPDRSAVTMTVPFMDAYVKLLIQTCHKRGVHAMGGMAAQIPIKNDPAANDKAMEGVRADKLREVRAGHDGTWVAHPALASIATEIFNKHMPTPNQHFVRREDVTIGQNDLLNMNVPGTITEEGIKKNLHIGLGYMEAWIRGVGCVPINFLMEDAATAEVSRSQLWQWVKHGVTTAEGKRVDKAYALKLLKESADQLAAAGPKGNKYHLAAQYFSGQVTGEDYADFLTTLLYNEITQAGPPSPASKL